A region from the Silene latifolia isolate original U9 population chromosome 7, ASM4854445v1, whole genome shotgun sequence genome encodes:
- the LOC141590014 gene encoding protein FAR1-RELATED SEQUENCE 5-like: MKAFTWAFEIGLRLRFGIKRASNKRVGRHTNLKRDYFVCRMGGRGPVNNDADALMRANTVTAWCKCKFQMKAVEIQENKWKLVMISGFHNHALTLYCDGDRYFAKFDEEELAYIDTQVRAHIRPAIISVGLHQRNPEKSRPNRRQIYNRFQKVRAEERHGRNPAQQMLALAVQHKYVHYWVTDQETEELTHMFMGHPEAVKMFRSYYYVVLIDSTYKTNLYRLPLVEMVGVTPVGKSFVIAYALVTHESEDGYRWVLQKLKVILNDAVQPNVIFTDCELGLLNAIPTVFPDSSSSSSIFHSSSFSSSSLYLCRHHPQCREITQLKGLILRINVAIVVAKTLSSRFSGQLIIQ; encoded by the coding sequence ATGAAAGCGTTTACTTGGGCATTTGAGATCGGACTTAGACTCAGGTTTGGTATAAAAAGAGCAAGTAACAagagagttggtcgtcacacgaATTTGAAACGAGATTATTTTGTTTGTCGGATGGGTGGAAGAGGTCCCGTAAATAATGATGCTGATGCTTTAATGAGGGCTAACACGGTTACCGCGTGGTGCAAATGCAAATTTCAAATGAAAGCTGTTGAAATACAAGAGAATAAGTGGAAGCTTGTCATGATATCCGGGTTTCATAATCATGCTTtaacgttgtattgtgacggcgatAGATACTTTGCAAAGTTTGATGAAGAGGAGTTGGCTTATATCGACACCCAAGTTAGAGCTCACATAAGACCAGCTATTATTAGTGTGGGTTTGCATCAGCGGAATCCGGAAAAGTCAAGACCTAATCGGCGACAAATCTACAATCGTTTTCAGAAAGTAAGGGCCGAGGAAAGACATGGGAGAAACCCGGCACAACAGATGTTAGCACTTGCGGTTCAGCATAAGTACGTTCATTATTGGGTCACTGATCAGGAGACCGAGGAGCTAACCCACATGTTCATGGGTCATCCAGAAGCCGTTAAGATGTTTCGATCATACTATTATGTGGTCCTAATCGATTCCACGTACAAGACAAACTTataccgtcttccgcttgttgaGATGGTTGGAGTCACACCCGTTGGGAAGAGCTTTGTGATCGCGTATGCTCTTGTGACGCATGAGTCCGAGGATGGATATCGTTGGGTCTTACAGAAACTGAAGGTCATTCTCAATGATGCCGTTCAACCTAATGTTATTTTTACTGATTGCGAGCTAGGGTTGTTGAACGCGATTCCCACTGTTTTTCCGgattcatcttcatcttcttctattTTTCACTCAtcttcattttcttcttcatctctctACTTATGTCGACATCATCCTCAATGTAGAGAAATCACCCAATTGAAGGGCTTAATTTTAAGAATCAATGTTGCAATCGTTGTGGCAAAAACGCTATCATCAAGATTTTCGGGTCAATTAATAATCCAATGA
- the LOC141592099 gene encoding putative xyloglucan glycosyltransferase 6, with protein sequence MSRPPNYEFQEWWNKQQRDIDSSSPSSATAAASTTTTAPTITTTTTANSSPSYVAVEIPNQDDHRRHHHRTRTPRQLTFYLILKLHQFLLSISSLFSSSFSLLRTAARRISHRRRGQTLAAGSRFYSLIKLLLVLLFTLLLVELVAFFKGWHFEPPQLHKAEVLGFVELVYATWLRVRAEYLAPPLQSLTNVCIVLFLVQSVDRVVLMLGCLWIKLRKIKPVAVMEYDGNVRGLEDYPMVLVQIPMCNEREVYQNSIGAVCVLDWPRERMLVQVLDDSDDPDVQQLIKAECQKWQQRGVRILYRHRLIRTGYKAGNLKSAMNCDYVKDYEFVAIFDADFQPAQDFLKKTIPYFKGNDDLGLVQTRWAFVNKDENLLTRLQNINLSFHFEVEQQVNGVFINFFGFNGTAGVWRIKALEECGGWSERTTVEDMDVAVRAHLCGWKFIFLNDVKCLCELPESYEAYKKQQHRWHSGPMQLFRMCFMEVIRSKVSWTKKFNMIFLFFLLRKLVLPFYSFTLFCIILPLTMFLPEAHLPIWVVCYVPGFMSVLNILPAPESFPFIVPYLLFENTMSVTKFNAMITGLFRFKGSYEWVVTKKSGRSSEADLLGLSEKESEVIQRSSSDPGLEELNKSSMVKKSGKVKRNRLYRKELALAFILLTASVRSLLSAQGVHFYFLLFQGITFLVVGLDLIGEQVS encoded by the exons ATGTCTCGTCCTCCTAATTACGAGTTCCAAGAATGGTGGAACAAACAACAACGCGACATAGACTCCTCTTCCCCCTCCTCCGCCACCGCCGCCGCATCAACCACCACTACAGcccccaccataaccaccaccaccaccgcaaaCTCTAGCCCTAGCTACGTCGCTGTTGAAATCCCCAACCAAGACGACCATCGGCGCCACCACCACCGCACACGTACCCCTCGTCAACTCACATTCTACCTAATCCTCAAACTCCACCAATTCCTCCTTTCTATCTCCTCTCTCTtctcctcttccttctctctctTACGTACCGCCGCCCGCCGTATCTCCCATCGCCGCCGTGGTCAAACCCTAGCTGCCGGATCGCGGTTCTACTCGCTCATTAAGCTCCTTCTCGTGTTACTCTTCACATTGTTGTTAGTCGAGCTCGTTGCGTTCTTTAAGGGGTGGCATTTTGAGCCGCCGCAATTGCATAAGGCGGAGGTGTTAGGGTTTGTGGAGTTGGTTTATGCGACGTGGTTGCGTGTTCGAGCAGAGTATCTTGCGCCGCCGTTGCAGAGCTTGACGAATGTGTGTATTGTGTTGTTTTTAGTTCAGTCGGTTGATCGTGTTGTGTTGATGTTAGGCTGTCTTTGGATTAAGTTGAGGAAGATTAAGCCGGTCGCGGTTATGGAGTATGATGGTAATGTGCGTGGTTTGGAGGATTATCCCATGGTTTTGGTTCAGATTCCTATGTGCAATGAGCGGGAG GTCTACCAGAATTCTATTGGAGCAGTATGTGTCCTAGACTGGCCAAGGGAGCGAATGCTTGTGCAAGTTTTGGATGACTCTGATGATCCTGATGTTCAACAACTGATAAAAGCGGAATGTCAAAAGTGGCAGCAAAGGGGTGTGCGCATCTTGTACAGGCACCGTCTTATTCGTACAGGTTACAAGGCTGGGAATCTGAAATCTGCAATGAATTGTGACTATGTCAAAGATTATGAGTTTGTTGCAATATTTGATGCGGATTTTCAACCAGCACAAGATTTCTTGAAGAAAACAATCCCGTATTTCAAG GGAAATGACGATCTTGGATTGGTCCAAACAAGGTGGGCTTTTGTAAACAAGGATGAGAATTTGCTGACGAGATTGCAGAACATTAATCTCTCCTTCCACTTTGAGGTGGAACAGCAGGTAAACGGGGTTTTCATCAACTTTTTTGGGTTCAATGGAACTGCTGGTGTCTGGAGAATTAAGGCGCTAGAAGAATGTGGTGGCTGGTCGGAAAGAACAACTGTTGAGGACATGGATGTAGCTGTCCGTGCTCACCTTTGTGGGTGGAAATTCATATTTCTTAATGACGTAAAG TGCCTTTGTGAGCTGCCAGAGTCCTATGAAGCATACAAGAAACAACAGCATCGCTGGCATTCTGGTCCTATGCAGTTATTTAGGATGTGTTTTATGGAAGTTATCCGTTCTAAG GTGAGTTGGACGAAGAAGTTCAATATGATATTTCTTTTCTTCCTGCTTAGGAAGCTTGTTCTTCCCTTTTATTCGTTCACACTATTCTGCATCATTCTTCCGCTTACCATGTTTCTCCCAGAAGCTCATTTACCAATTTGGGTTGTCTGCTATGTCCCTGGTTTCATGTCTGTGTTGAATATCCTTCCAGCTCCAGAGTCATTCCCATTTATAGTACCTTATTTATTATTCGAAAACACAATGTCGGTTACCAAGTTCAATGCTATGATAACCGGACTTTTCCGGTTTAAGGGATCCTATGAGTGGGTAGTGACTAAGAAATCAGGTAGGTCATCCGAGGCTGACTTACTTGGTTTATCCGAAAAGGAATCTGAAGTTATACAAAGGTCCTCGTCGGACCCGGGTCTCGAGGAATTGAACAAATCAAGCATGGTCAAGAAAAGCGGGAAAGTAAAAAGAAATCGCTTGTACAGAAAGGAGCTTGCAttagcttttattttattaacGGCCTCAGTTAGAAGCTTGCTATCAGCCCAAGGTGTACACTTCTATTTTCTGTTATTCCAAGGAATCACTTtccttgttgttggtcttgacTTGATTGGTGAGCAGGTTAGTTGA